In the genome of Deltaproteobacteria bacterium, one region contains:
- a CDS encoding MATE family efflux transporter: MAEDSAPKQASWFARIRDRDHTRGDLMTSVLALALPSIVASLAGAGAMQLGEMWITGKLGTSALAAVNSASQTFRQLTMLFLMGLQTATQMFIARMVGAAQRGQAEHVAGQSLLAGGTFWVVAALASLFFVDPLARWMSPNDADVAAGIAAFAHITFALLIGPIAIQLGASVLAGAGDATTPMLANFVSAAVMLVAQYALAFGAFGLPELGVRGIALGAGIGSLVGGAMIVVALLGGEGRVRLRREHFRPDLPALKRLLGSSWQPSLHMLARTGILMFFTVFAARLGPEVVAAYGIGVRVEMVAIMIAFPISNACATLVGQNLGAGRIERVWPAVRMSFIATCAALWPCALALLLWREGFVATFTSDPLVAAHATEYLAYTAVLLSFYGLYFVAFRTLQAAGDMLTPMFISVGAAFGAGIPLAVILSSRLDYGATGMWIANLVYAVINAGLMLIWLARGKWLRERTA; encoded by the coding sequence GTGGCCGAAGACTCCGCACCGAAGCAGGCATCGTGGTTCGCCCGCATCCGCGATCGCGACCACACGCGCGGCGACCTGATGACTTCGGTGCTCGCGCTGGCGCTGCCGTCGATCGTCGCGTCACTCGCGGGCGCGGGCGCGATGCAGCTCGGCGAGATGTGGATCACGGGCAAGCTCGGCACGAGCGCGCTCGCCGCAGTGAACAGCGCCTCGCAGACGTTTCGCCAGCTGACCATGCTCTTCCTGATGGGCCTGCAGACCGCGACGCAGATGTTCATCGCGCGCATGGTCGGCGCGGCGCAGCGCGGGCAAGCGGAGCACGTCGCGGGCCAGTCGCTCCTCGCGGGCGGCACGTTCTGGGTCGTGGCGGCGCTCGCGAGCCTCTTCTTCGTGGATCCGCTCGCGCGCTGGATGTCGCCCAACGACGCCGACGTCGCCGCCGGCATCGCCGCCTTCGCGCACATCACGTTCGCGCTGCTGATCGGCCCGATCGCGATCCAGCTCGGCGCGTCCGTGCTCGCCGGCGCCGGCGACGCCACCACGCCGATGCTCGCCAACTTCGTCTCCGCCGCGGTGATGCTCGTCGCGCAGTACGCGCTCGCCTTCGGCGCCTTCGGCCTGCCCGAGCTCGGCGTGCGCGGCATCGCGCTCGGCGCCGGCATCGGCTCGCTCGTCGGCGGCGCGATGATCGTCGTCGCCTTGTTAGGGGGCGAGGGCCGCGTGCGACTGCGCCGCGAGCACTTCCGCCCCGACCTGCCCGCGCTGAAGCGCCTGCTCGGCTCGTCGTGGCAGCCGAGCCTCCACATGCTCGCGCGCACGGGCATCCTGATGTTCTTCACCGTGTTCGCCGCGCGGCTCGGCCCAGAGGTCGTAGCGGCGTACGGCATCGGCGTGCGCGTCGAGATGGTCGCGATCATGATCGCGTTCCCGATCTCGAACGCGTGCGCCACGCTGGTCGGCCAGAACCTCGGCGCGGGCCGCATCGAGCGCGTTTGGCCGGCGGTGCGCATGAGCTTCATCGCCACCTGCGCCGCGCTCTGGCCGTGCGCGCTCGCGCTGTTGTTATGGCGAGAGGGCTTCGTCGCGACGTTCACGAGCGATCCGCTCGTGGCCGCGCACGCGACCGAATACCTCGCCTACACCGCCGTGCTGCTCAGCTTCTACGGCCTCTACTTCGTCGCGTTCCGCACCCTGCAAGCGGCAGGCGACATGCTCACGCCGATGTTCATCTCGGTGGGCGCTGCGTTCGGCGCCGGCATTCCGCTCGCGGTCATCCTCAGCTCGCGGCTCGACTACGGCGCGACGGGCATGTGGATCGCGAACCTCGTGTACGCGGTGATCAACGCGGGGCTGATGCTGATCTGGCTCGCGCGGGGGAAGTGGCTCCGGGAGCGGACGGCATGA
- a CDS encoding DUF3604 domain-containing protein, which translates to MRRALVLVAVLLVAVAAFVRIAGSGALGERWHSGDPVARPRAAERVAAEASAQSSAAVAAGVADAKQILFGDLHVHTTYSPDAFMMALSSSGGDGAHPVDDACDFARFCSALDFWSINDHDVGLTPWQWEETIASMRQCDAVGGGGGAPDTVAFLGWEWTQIGSTPDNHYGHKNVVIRGLGDDEIPARPIAAAQVQLLSEDEADAAFNPWALGLLGLFRPGQESFDFIRFWNELDVEACPEGVPVRDLPKDCRESVKDPAGLFAKLDEWGFDSIVIPHGTTWGMYTPSGSAWDKQRGAQHTRSARR; encoded by the coding sequence ATGCGCCGCGCTCTCGTGCTCGTCGCCGTTCTCCTCGTCGCCGTCGCCGCGTTCGTGCGCATCGCCGGCTCCGGCGCACTGGGCGAGCGCTGGCACTCGGGCGACCCCGTGGCGCGGCCACGCGCTGCGGAGCGCGTGGCGGCGGAAGCGAGCGCGCAGTCGAGCGCGGCGGTGGCGGCAGGTGTCGCGGACGCGAAGCAGATCTTGTTCGGCGATCTGCACGTGCACACGACCTATTCGCCCGACGCGTTCATGATGGCGCTCTCGTCTTCGGGCGGTGACGGCGCGCATCCGGTCGACGACGCGTGCGACTTCGCCCGCTTCTGCTCGGCGCTCGACTTCTGGTCGATCAACGACCACGACGTCGGCCTGACACCCTGGCAATGGGAGGAAACGATCGCGTCGATGCGCCAGTGCGATGCGGTGGGCGGCGGCGGCGGCGCACCGGACACCGTGGCGTTCCTCGGCTGGGAATGGACGCAGATCGGCAGCACGCCCGACAACCACTACGGCCACAAGAACGTGGTGATCCGCGGGCTCGGCGACGACGAGATTCCCGCGCGTCCCATCGCCGCGGCGCAGGTGCAGCTGCTCAGCGAGGACGAGGCCGATGCGGCGTTCAATCCGTGGGCGCTCGGCTTGTTAGGGCTGTTTCGGCCGGGCCAGGAGTCGTTCGACTTCATTCGCTTCTGGAACGAGCTGGACGTGGAGGCGTGCCCGGAGGGCGTGCCGGTGCGGGACTTGCCGAAGGACTGCCGCGAGTCGGTGAAGGACCCGGCGGGCCTGTTCGCGAAGCTCGACGAGTGGGGCTTCGACTCGATCGTGATCCCGCACGGCACGACCTGGGGCATGTACACGCCCTCGGGCTCGGCGTGGGACAAGCAGCGCGGCGCGCAGCACACCCGAAGCGCCAGACGCTGA
- a CDS encoding DUF3604 domain-containing protein yields MGQAARRAAHPKRQTLIEVFSSHGNSEEFRAFREVEIAADGAKACPAPDGAFTPSCWRAGEIIAARCAAAGESAEECAKRAEEARANYVAADLTGHLTVPGAKVEDWLDSGQCPDCFQPAFNYRPRSSVQYIMALRDFENPAQPERFHFGFMASSDNHSARPGTGYKEIARSTFTEARLPLAASELLGGARKPEDPSARSVPFDATSGAYQFFDLRESERSSSFFLNGGLIAAHASGRDRDAIWDSLQRREVYGTSGPRILLWFDLVNAGAEAAASAPMGSSLAFGAEPQFRVRAVGSFEQNPGCPDDSTEALGTEQLARLCRGECHHPSEKRRRITRIEVVRIRPQNAPGEDVAPLIEDPWRVIACEPSEAGCAATFSDPEFVGAARDTLYYVRAIEEKSLAVNADLLRCERDGSGKCVRVKPCIGVSPEDECLAETEERAWSSPIFLEHAPAEGAAGGAIARAEGVQR; encoded by the coding sequence GTGGGACAAGCAGCGCGGCGCGCAGCACACCCGAAGCGCCAGACGCTGATCGAAGTGTTCTCGAGCCACGGCAACTCCGAGGAGTTCCGCGCCTTCCGCGAAGTCGAGATCGCGGCGGACGGCGCGAAGGCGTGCCCTGCGCCGGACGGCGCGTTCACGCCCTCGTGTTGGCGCGCGGGCGAGATCATCGCCGCGCGCTGCGCTGCCGCGGGCGAGAGCGCGGAGGAGTGTGCGAAGCGCGCCGAGGAGGCGCGCGCGAACTACGTCGCGGCGGATCTGACCGGCCACCTCACCGTTCCCGGCGCGAAGGTGGAGGACTGGCTCGACTCCGGGCAGTGCCCCGACTGCTTCCAGCCCGCGTTCAACTACCGCCCGCGCAGCTCGGTCCAGTACATCATGGCCCTGCGCGACTTCGAGAACCCCGCGCAGCCCGAGCGCTTCCACTTCGGCTTCATGGCGTCGAGCGACAACCACTCGGCGCGCCCCGGTACGGGCTACAAGGAGATCGCGCGCAGCACGTTCACCGAGGCGCGCCTGCCGCTCGCCGCGAGCGAGCTGTTGGGTGGGGCGCGCAAGCCGGAAGATCCGAGCGCGCGCAGCGTTCCGTTCGACGCGACGAGCGGCGCGTACCAGTTCTTCGATCTGCGCGAGTCCGAGCGCTCGAGCTCGTTCTTCCTGAACGGCGGCCTGATCGCCGCGCACGCGAGCGGGCGCGACCGCGACGCGATCTGGGACTCGCTGCAGCGCCGCGAGGTCTACGGCACGAGCGGCCCGCGCATCTTGCTGTGGTTCGATCTCGTGAACGCGGGCGCCGAGGCTGCCGCGAGTGCGCCCATGGGCAGCTCGCTCGCGTTCGGCGCGGAGCCGCAGTTCCGCGTGCGCGCGGTCGGCTCGTTCGAGCAGAACCCGGGTTGCCCGGATGATTCGACCGAGGCATTAGGGACGGAGCAGCTCGCGCGCCTGTGCCGCGGCGAGTGTCATCACCCGAGCGAGAAGCGGCGGCGCATCACGCGCATCGAGGTCGTGCGCATCCGCCCGCAGAACGCTCCCGGCGAAGACGTCGCGCCGCTGATCGAGGATCCGTGGCGCGTGATCGCGTGCGAGCCGAGCGAGGCCGGCTGCGCCGCGACGTTTAGCGATCCCGAGTTCGTGGGCGCCGCGCGCGACACGCTCTACTACGTGCGCGCGATCGAGGAGAAGAGTCTCGCCGTGAACGCCGACTTGCTGCGCTGCGAGCGCGACGGCTCGGGCAAGTGCGTGCGCGTGAAGCCGTGCATCGGCGTGAGCCCGGAGGACGAGTGCCTCGCCGAGACCGAAGAGCGCGCGTGGTCGTCGCCGATCTTCTTGGAGCACGCTCCGGCCGAAGGCGCAGCGGGCGGCGCGATCGCGCGCGCAGAAGGAGTCCAGCGATGA
- a CDS encoding nuclear transport factor 2 family protein, translated as MNERNLRNLADELEIRALVARYADAVNRVAADDWIATWADDGEWRLMGQVVTGHAALVPFWKNAMGMFRWVIQLVHQGTIALDGDRATARFYISEVGERADGARSSMVGVYSDECVRTAAGWRFARRSFDALYWGTPDLAGSVFGFPADKNRPTP; from the coding sequence ATGAACGAGCGAAACCTACGCAACCTCGCGGATGAGCTGGAGATTCGCGCGCTCGTGGCGCGCTACGCCGACGCGGTGAATCGCGTCGCCGCGGACGACTGGATCGCGACTTGGGCGGACGATGGCGAGTGGCGGCTGATGGGCCAGGTCGTGACGGGCCACGCGGCCCTCGTGCCGTTCTGGAAGAACGCGATGGGGATGTTTCGCTGGGTGATTCAGCTCGTGCACCAAGGCACGATCGCGCTGGACGGCGACCGCGCGACCGCGCGCTTCTACATCAGCGAAGTGGGCGAGCGCGCAGACGGCGCGCGCAGCTCGATGGTGGGCGTCTACAGCGACGAGTGCGTGCGCACGGCCGCGGGCTGGCGCTTCGCGCGCCGCAGCTTCGACGCGCTGTACTGGGGCACGCCCGATCTCGCGGGCAGCGTGTTCGGCTTCCCCGCGGACAAGAATCGTCCCACGCCCTGA
- a CDS encoding ThuA domain-containing protein — protein MPLPVLVVAGGHAYDRSAFMAMVEALPGVQACLVEQPAAQIVLASDEAARYAAVLFYDMWGIALPGLAMEGAPLDWVEPSASYRAAIERLVARGTGVVMLNHALVAWPAWPLWRALSRTPFMLRAGKLGDAEVPGSGFRGGAGEPDRNATVRVRPATPGHPVLAGIDAAGFEITDEIYLKTSAFERDVTPLLRADYDYDARNFTSPPLAPPEESARWTHPRGSNLVAWANACGASPVVAIELGDGPLAYANPAFRTLVANALQWSASEDARKWAARR, from the coding sequence ATGCCGCTTCCGGTTCTCGTCGTCGCGGGCGGGCACGCATACGACCGCAGCGCCTTCATGGCGATGGTCGAGGCGCTGCCCGGCGTGCAGGCGTGCCTCGTCGAGCAGCCCGCCGCGCAGATCGTGCTCGCGAGCGACGAAGCGGCTCGCTACGCGGCGGTGCTCTTCTACGACATGTGGGGCATCGCGCTGCCGGGGCTCGCGATGGAAGGCGCACCGCTCGATTGGGTGGAACCGAGCGCGTCGTATCGCGCTGCGATCGAGCGGCTCGTCGCGCGCGGCACGGGCGTGGTGATGCTCAACCACGCGCTCGTCGCGTGGCCCGCCTGGCCGCTCTGGCGCGCGCTCTCGCGCACGCCGTTCATGCTGCGCGCGGGCAAGCTCGGCGACGCGGAGGTGCCGGGCTCCGGCTTCCGCGGCGGCGCGGGCGAGCCCGATCGCAACGCGACCGTGCGCGTGCGCCCCGCCACGCCGGGGCATCCCGTGCTCGCGGGCATCGACGCCGCCGGCTTCGAGATCACGGACGAGATCTATCTCAAGACGAGCGCGTTCGAGCGCGACGTCACGCCGTTGTTACGGGCCGACTACGACTACGACGCGCGCAACTTCACGTCGCCGCCGCTCGCGCCGCCCGAAGAGAGCGCGCGCTGGACGCACCCGCGCGGCAGCAATCTCGTGGCGTGGGCGAATGCGTGCGGCGCGAGCCCGGTGGTCGCGATCGAACTCGGCGACGGGCCCCTCGCGTACGCGAACCCCGCGTTCCGCACGCTCGTCGCGAACGCGCTGCAATGGAGCGCGAGCGAGGACGCGCGGAAGTGGGCCGCGCGCCGCTGA
- a CDS encoding SCP2 sterol-binding domain-containing protein, giving the protein MSELPSRTTSPAEFLEQWLPRAFAEVGLPPGSEGLDVSLGLLLEGEGGGEWVVRIAGGAVSVTHGSRGETPVTYVQRVADWRAAIWDGAGGAIGEGASRFFRPAALRATPETAAQQIAAAPTPAALAELAKLEGVVRMEVTGGASGDWAVAFKLGPGAIPSEATATLRMTADDAAELASGALDPMQAFLGGKVEVLGDMTIVLQMQAAQMIAAEAAAAARG; this is encoded by the coding sequence GTGTCCGAGCTGCCGAGCCGCACCACTTCACCCGCCGAGTTCCTCGAGCAGTGGCTGCCGCGCGCGTTCGCAGAAGTAGGCCTCCCGCCCGGCAGCGAAGGCCTCGATGTCTCGCTCGGGCTCCTGCTCGAGGGCGAGGGCGGCGGCGAGTGGGTCGTGCGCATCGCCGGCGGCGCAGTCTCGGTGACGCACGGCTCGCGCGGCGAAACGCCGGTGACGTACGTGCAGCGCGTCGCGGATTGGCGCGCCGCAATCTGGGACGGTGCGGGCGGCGCGATCGGCGAGGGCGCCTCACGCTTCTTCCGCCCCGCGGCGCTGCGCGCGACACCCGAGACCGCGGCGCAGCAGATCGCGGCGGCGCCAACGCCGGCAGCGCTCGCCGAGCTCGCGAAGCTCGAGGGCGTGGTGCGCATGGAGGTGACCGGCGGCGCGAGTGGCGACTGGGCGGTCGCGTTCAAGCTCGGCCCCGGCGCGATTCCGAGCGAAGCTACCGCCACGCTGCGCATGACCGCGGACGACGCCGCCGAGCTCGCGAGTGGCGCGCTCGACCCGATGCAGGCGTTCCTCGGCGGCAAAGTCGAGGTGCTCGGCGACATGACGATCGTGCTGCAGATGCAGGCCGCGCAGATGATCGCCGCGGAGGCCGCCGCGGCGGCGCGAGGCTGA
- the katG gene encoding catalase/peroxidase HPI translates to MSSEAKCPFHHTMAAGGRSNRDWWPNQLDLGILHQQSSKSSPLPVGFDYAKEFETLDLDAVTKDLRALMTDSQDWWPADWGHYGALFIRMTWHAAGTYRIHDGRGGAGTGAQRFAPLNSWPDNGNLDKARRLLWPIKQKYGQKLSWADLLVLAGNVALESMGFKTFGFAGGRPDIWEPEQDIHWGSETEWLATSDKPNSRYSGDRELARPFGAVQMGLIYVNPQGPDGNPDPVASGRDVRETFARMAMNDEETVALIAGGHTFGKAHGAGLESHVGREPEGAPIEAQGLGWINTLGDGKGAHTITSGIEGAWKPNPTKWDNGYFDMLFGYEWELTRSPAGAKQWVAKNCKPEHLIPGAHDPSKKHPPMMTTADLSLRFDPAYEKVSRRFHKDPAAFADAFARAWFKLTHRDMGPRSRYRGKLVPKEVLIWQDPVPAVSHPLVNEQDIAALKQKVLASGLSIPQLVSTAWASAASFRGSDKRGGANGARIRLAPQKDWAVNQPPELDKVLKVLERVRNDFNSSAAGGRKISLADLIVLAGGAAVEAAAKKAGHEVKVPFSPGRTDASQDQTDVESFGVLEPRADGFRNFTANGAESAAAELLVDKAQLLTLSAPEMTVLVGGLRVLGANTEGSKHGVLTRRLGTLSNDFFVNLLDMRTAWRRTATEGVLEGRDRTTGALEWTATTVDLVFGSNSQLRSLAEVYASRDGQARFVTDFVAAWSKVMNLDRFDLG, encoded by the coding sequence ATGTCGAGCGAAGCGAAGTGCCCGTTCCATCACACCATGGCCGCCGGGGGCCGCAGCAACCGCGATTGGTGGCCCAACCAGCTCGACCTCGGGATCCTTCACCAGCAGTCGTCGAAGTCGAGCCCCCTGCCCGTCGGCTTCGACTACGCCAAGGAGTTCGAGACTCTCGATCTCGACGCCGTGACCAAGGACCTGCGCGCGCTGATGACCGACTCGCAGGACTGGTGGCCCGCGGACTGGGGTCACTACGGCGCGCTCTTCATCCGCATGACCTGGCACGCGGCCGGCACGTACCGCATTCACGACGGCCGCGGCGGCGCAGGCACCGGCGCGCAGCGCTTCGCTCCGCTGAACAGCTGGCCCGACAACGGCAACCTCGACAAGGCGCGCCGGCTGTTGTGGCCGATCAAGCAGAAGTACGGCCAGAAGCTCTCCTGGGCGGACCTGCTCGTGCTGGCGGGCAACGTGGCGCTCGAGTCGATGGGCTTCAAGACGTTCGGCTTCGCGGGCGGCCGGCCCGACATCTGGGAGCCCGAGCAAGACATCCACTGGGGTTCCGAAACCGAGTGGCTCGCCACGAGCGACAAGCCCAACAGCCGCTACTCCGGCGATCGTGAGCTCGCGCGCCCGTTCGGCGCGGTGCAGATGGGCCTCATCTACGTGAATCCGCAGGGCCCGGACGGCAACCCCGACCCCGTGGCTTCCGGCCGCGACGTGCGAGAGACCTTCGCTCGCATGGCGATGAACGACGAAGAGACCGTGGCGCTGATCGCGGGCGGCCACACCTTCGGCAAGGCTCACGGCGCTGGGCTCGAGAGCCACGTCGGGCGAGAACCCGAGGGCGCGCCGATCGAGGCCCAGGGCTTGGGCTGGATCAACACCCTGGGCGACGGCAAAGGTGCCCACACCATCACCAGCGGCATCGAGGGCGCGTGGAAGCCGAACCCGACGAAGTGGGACAACGGCTACTTCGACATGCTCTTCGGCTACGAGTGGGAGCTCACGCGCAGTCCGGCCGGCGCGAAACAGTGGGTCGCGAAGAACTGCAAGCCCGAGCACCTCATCCCGGGCGCTCACGACCCCTCGAAAAAGCACCCGCCGATGATGACCACGGCGGACCTATCCCTCCGCTTCGACCCCGCGTACGAGAAAGTCTCACGCCGCTTTCACAAGGACCCGGCGGCCTTCGCGGATGCCTTCGCGCGCGCGTGGTTCAAGCTCACGCACCGCGACATGGGCCCGAGGTCGCGATACCGCGGCAAGCTCGTGCCCAAGGAAGTGCTGATCTGGCAAGACCCGGTGCCCGCGGTGAGTCACCCGCTGGTGAACGAGCAGGACATCGCTGCGCTGAAGCAGAAGGTGCTGGCCTCGGGCCTCTCGATCCCGCAGCTCGTGAGTACGGCCTGGGCTTCGGCGGCCAGCTTCCGTGGCAGCGACAAGCGGGGCGGCGCCAATGGCGCGCGCATCCGACTGGCACCTCAGAAGGATTGGGCGGTGAACCAGCCGCCGGAGCTGGACAAGGTGCTGAAGGTGCTGGAACGAGTGCGGAACGACTTCAACTCCTCGGCCGCCGGTGGCAGGAAGATCTCACTGGCCGACCTGATCGTGCTGGCCGGTGGCGCCGCGGTGGAAGCGGCAGCGAAGAAGGCGGGCCACGAGGTGAAGGTGCCGTTCTCGCCGGGTCGCACCGACGCATCGCAGGACCAGACGGACGTCGAATCCTTCGGCGTGCTGGAGCCGCGCGCCGATGGTTTCCGCAACTTCACTGCCAACGGTGCAGAAAGTGCCGCGGCCGAGTTGTTGGTGGACAAGGCGCAGCTGCTCACGCTCAGCGCACCCGAGATGACGGTGCTCGTGGGCGGCTTGCGCGTGCTCGGCGCCAACACGGAGGGCAGCAAGCACGGCGTGCTCACGCGCCGCCTTGGAACGCTGAGCAACGACTTCTTCGTCAACCTGCTCGACATGCGCACGGCGTGGAGAAGGACGGCGACCGAGGGCGTGCTCGAAGGGCGCGACCGCACGACGGGCGCCCTCGAGTGGACGGCGACCACCGTCGACCTCGTGTTCGGCTCGAACTCACAGCTGCGCTCGCTTGCCGAGGTGTATGCGAGTCGCGACGGACAAGCGAGGTTCGTCACCGACTTCGTAGCGGCCTGGTCGAAGGTGATGAACCTCGACCGCTTCGATCTCGGCTGA
- a CDS encoding LysR family transcriptional regulator, giving the protein MKLDAHAFSLRQLQYAVAVADALSFRRAAERCHVSQPALSAQLALLEGALGVRLFERDRRHVVLTPAGTLVVERARALLRDADDLVGLATRAGDPLAGTLRVGVIPTLSPYLLPEIAPALRARFPRLTLLWSEDKTASLVAQLDRGDLDAALLAREAALGDVEGEPIARDAFLLALPPRHPLATAREPLTPKALRDEPVLLLDDGHCFRDQALSFCERARAQELEFRATSLSTLSQMVASGAGVTLLPEVAARSEAARAKLKLRRFAAPEPGRTVALVWRKRSALAPSLRKVAEVLRAAYPAKALGKRPR; this is encoded by the coding sequence ATGAAGCTCGACGCTCACGCCTTCTCGCTGCGCCAGCTCCAGTACGCCGTCGCGGTGGCGGACGCGCTCTCGTTCCGGCGCGCCGCCGAGCGCTGCCACGTCTCGCAGCCCGCGCTCTCGGCGCAGCTCGCGCTGCTCGAGGGCGCGCTCGGCGTGCGCCTGTTCGAGCGCGACCGCCGGCACGTCGTGCTCACGCCGGCGGGCACGCTCGTGGTGGAACGCGCGCGGGCGCTGCTGCGCGACGCCGACGATCTCGTCGGTCTCGCCACGCGCGCCGGCGACCCCCTCGCCGGAACGTTGCGCGTCGGCGTGATCCCGACGCTCTCCCCGTACCTGCTGCCCGAGATCGCGCCCGCGCTGCGCGCGCGCTTCCCGCGCCTCACGTTGCTGTGGAGCGAGGACAAGACCGCGAGCCTCGTGGCCCAGCTCGATCGCGGCGACCTCGATGCGGCGCTGCTCGCGCGCGAGGCGGCGCTCGGCGACGTCGAGGGAGAGCCGATCGCGCGCGATGCGTTCCTGCTCGCGCTGCCGCCGCGGCACCCGCTCGCGACCGCGCGGGAGCCGCTCACGCCGAAGGCGCTGCGCGACGAGCCGGTGCTGCTGCTAGACGACGGCCACTGCTTCCGCGACCAGGCGCTCTCGTTCTGCGAGCGCGCGCGTGCGCAGGAGCTCGAGTTCCGCGCGACGAGCCTCTCGACCCTATCGCAGATGGTGGCGAGCGGAGCGGGCGTGACGTTGCTGCCCGAAGTCGCTGCGCGCAGCGAGGCCGCGCGCGCCAAGCTGAAGCTGCGCCGCTTCGCCGCTCCCGAGCCGGGGCGCACCGTGGCGCTCGTGTGGCGCAAGCGTTCCGCGCTCGCGCCGTCGCTGCGCAAGGTCGCCGAAGTGCTACGCGCGGCGTATCCGGCGAAGGCGCTCGGCAAACGTCCGCGCTGA
- a CDS encoding pyridoxamine 5'-phosphate oxidase family protein, whose amino-acid sequence MSEQLSPAARELLDAACVPVRIACTDAAGWPALVSLWFLREGDTLWCATPARAQAAAWLAREPRCGFEVSTNEVPYRGVRGRALARVVPERGKELLGRLASRYLGEAPTPFSRWLLSRDEPEVALALTAVRATHWDFSQRMQGR is encoded by the coding sequence GTGAGCGAGCAGCTTTCACCCGCGGCGCGTGAGTTACTGGATGCCGCATGCGTGCCGGTGCGCATCGCGTGCACCGATGCCGCCGGCTGGCCCGCGCTCGTCTCGCTCTGGTTCCTGCGCGAGGGCGACACGCTGTGGTGCGCGACGCCGGCACGCGCGCAGGCGGCCGCGTGGCTCGCGCGCGAGCCGCGCTGCGGCTTCGAGGTCTCGACGAACGAAGTGCCGTACCGCGGCGTGCGCGGGCGCGCGCTCGCGCGGGTCGTGCCCGAGCGCGGCAAGGAGTTGTTGGGGCGACTCGCGTCCCGCTACCTCGGCGAAGCTCCGACGCCGTTCTCGCGCTGGCTGCTCTCGCGCGACGAGCCGGAGGTCGCGCTCGCACTCACGGCCGTGCGTGCGACGCACTGGGACTTCTCTCAGCGCATGCAGGGCCGATAG
- a CDS encoding FAD-dependent oxidoreductase, with translation MNAAPVAIVGGGVAGLACALHLYEAGAAVRVFEASDRVGGRVRTDRVDGFQIDRGFQVLSTAYPEVQALVDLPALKLGAFLPGARVRVGGAFADVIDPLRHPRELTRLFGSPVMPLADQLRVGALRQHTTRGSLEALYERPEQSALQRLRARGFSERAIEHFFRPFFAGVFLERDLASSSRFLEFAFRHFALGEATLPAEGMEAIPRQLAARLPDGAIRVNAPVESIESGGVRVAGERFETSAVVIATDGESARSFLPTLPALRHNATTCLSFAAERDPVGAPLLVLDAEGSGPVNHVCVPSAVAPSYAPAGSALVSASVIGVPSASDAELARDACAQLRGWFGVEVDAWRLLRVDRIAHALPQQLVGALQPVEREVRFGPRLFACGDHRDMGSLHGALRSGRRAAEAVCTALGLAREPAALFPRRRAAP, from the coding sequence ATGAACGCCGCACCGGTGGCGATCGTGGGCGGCGGCGTGGCGGGGCTCGCGTGCGCGCTGCACCTGTACGAAGCCGGCGCGGCGGTGCGCGTGTTCGAGGCGTCCGATCGCGTGGGCGGGCGCGTGCGCACGGACCGCGTCGACGGCTTCCAGATCGATCGCGGCTTTCAGGTGTTGTCGACCGCTTATCCCGAAGTGCAGGCGCTGGTCGATCTCCCTGCGCTGAAGCTCGGCGCGTTTCTACCGGGCGCGCGCGTGAGAGTCGGCGGCGCGTTCGCCGACGTGATCGATCCGCTGCGGCACCCGCGCGAGCTGACGCGCCTGTTCGGCTCGCCCGTGATGCCGCTCGCCGACCAGCTGCGCGTCGGCGCGCTCCGCCAGCACACGACGCGCGGCTCGCTCGAAGCGCTTTACGAGCGCCCCGAGCAGAGCGCGCTCCAGCGCCTGCGCGCGCGCGGCTTCTCGGAGCGCGCGATCGAGCACTTCTTCCGCCCGTTCTTCGCGGGCGTGTTCCTCGAGCGCGACCTCGCGAGCTCGAGCCGCTTTCTCGAGTTCGCGTTTCGCCACTTCGCGCTCGGCGAAGCGACGCTTCCCGCCGAGGGCATGGAGGCGATCCCGCGGCAGCTTGCGGCGCGGCTTCCCGATGGCGCGATTCGCGTGAACGCGCCGGTCGAGTCGATCGAGTCGGGCGGCGTGCGCGTCGCGGGCGAGCGCTTCGAGACGAGCGCGGTGGTGATCGCCACCGACGGCGAGAGCGCGCGGAGCTTCCTGCCCACCCTGCCCGCGCTGCGCCACAACGCGACGACGTGCCTCTCGTTCGCGGCGGAGCGCGACCCCGTGGGCGCGCCGCTGCTCGTGCTCGACGCCGAGGGCAGCGGCCCGGTGAATCACGTGTGCGTGCCGAGCGCGGTGGCGCCGAGCTACGCGCCCGCGGGCAGCGCGCTCGTCTCGGCGAGCGTGATCGGCGTGCCGAGCGCGAGCGACGCGGAGCTCGCGCGCGACGCGTGCGCGCAGCTGCGCGGGTGGTTCGGTGTGGAAGTGGATGCGTGGCGTCTGTTGCGCGTCGACCGCATCGCACATGCGCTCCCCCAACAACTCGTGGGCGCGCTGCAGCCGGTCGAGCGCGAGGTGCGCTTCGGGCCGCGGCTGTTCGCGTGCGGCGATCACCGCGACATGGGTTCGCTGCACGGGGCGCTCCGCTCGGGGCGGCGCGCGGCGGAGGCGGTCTGCACTGCGCTCGGTCTCGCGCGCGAACCCGCTGCGCTGTTCCCGCGCCGGCGCGCCGCGCCGTGA